A region of Phytohabitans rumicis DNA encodes the following proteins:
- a CDS encoding sensor histidine kinase — translation MAAIFGYALAAALVIGLAGALTLRLLRGRSITAHILVLLTLTVLSVVAAVTAVALAMFLNAHDLRVVLITVSAAAAVSLGVGWLFGHRLAAAAVWADQARDRERQVEKGRRDLVAWVSHDLRTPLAGLRAMAEALEDQVVHDPDTVGEYHRRIRVETDRMTRLVDDLFELSRINAGALRLSLSTVPLGEVVSDAVAVTTPIAQARRIRLVAAESGWPTVSASEPELSRVVANLLLNAVRYTPEDGTVRVSGGRDRDGVWLAVADTCGGIPEADLPRVFDVAFRGERARTPRTTPDGDGDDGGAAGGLGLAIVRGLVEAHGGRVAVHNIQQGCRFVVHLPTP, via the coding sequence ATGGCGGCGATCTTCGGGTACGCGCTCGCCGCGGCGCTCGTCATCGGCCTCGCCGGCGCGCTGACCCTGCGCCTGCTGCGCGGCCGGTCGATCACGGCGCACATCCTGGTGCTGCTGACCCTGACCGTGCTCAGCGTGGTCGCCGCCGTGACCGCGGTGGCGCTGGCGATGTTCCTGAACGCCCACGACCTGCGCGTCGTGCTGATCACCGTGTCGGCCGCGGCCGCCGTCAGCCTCGGCGTCGGCTGGCTCTTCGGCCACCGGCTCGCCGCCGCCGCGGTCTGGGCGGACCAGGCCCGCGACCGCGAACGCCAGGTCGAGAAGGGCCGCCGCGACCTCGTCGCCTGGGTCTCGCACGACCTGCGGACACCGCTCGCCGGCCTGCGCGCGATGGCCGAGGCACTGGAGGACCAGGTCGTGCACGACCCGGACACGGTCGGCGAATACCACCGGCGCATCCGGGTGGAAACTGACCGGATGACCCGGCTGGTGGACGACCTGTTCGAGCTGTCCCGGATCAACGCCGGCGCGCTGCGGCTGTCGCTGTCCACCGTCCCGCTGGGCGAGGTCGTCTCCGACGCCGTCGCCGTGACCACCCCGATCGCCCAGGCCCGGCGGATCCGGCTCGTCGCCGCCGAGTCCGGCTGGCCCACCGTCAGCGCCAGCGAGCCGGAACTCAGCCGCGTCGTGGCGAACCTCCTGCTCAACGCCGTCCGCTACACCCCCGAGGACGGCACCGTCCGGGTCAGCGGCGGCCGCGACCGGGACGGCGTCTGGCTGGCGGTCGCCGACACCTGCGGCGGCATCCCCGAGGCCGACCTGCCGCGCGTGTTCGACGTGGCGTTCCGGGGCGAGCGGGCGCGCACCCCCCGCACCACGCCCGACGGCGATGGCGACGATGGCGGCGCGGCCGGCGGGCTGGGGTTGGCGATCGTGCGCGGCCTGGTCGAGGCCCACGGCGGCCGGGTGGCCGTACACAACATCCAGCAAGGCTGCCGCTTCGTAGTCCACCTCCCCACCCCGTAA
- a CDS encoding DUF1801 domain-containing protein — MDEVEKVLAARAPGIAALARRACTLALDVFPDAVVTADADNIGFGAGRGYRGLVFVVTPQRAHVTLGIARGVGLPDPAGLLEGAGKVHRHVKIRGEADLDRPELRALMVAAVSASQ, encoded by the coding sequence ATGGACGAGGTGGAGAAGGTGCTCGCGGCGCGGGCGCCCGGGATCGCCGCGCTGGCGCGGCGCGCGTGCACGCTGGCGCTGGACGTGTTCCCCGACGCGGTCGTCACCGCCGACGCCGACAACATCGGCTTCGGCGCCGGCCGCGGCTACCGGGGGCTCGTCTTCGTCGTCACGCCGCAGCGCGCGCACGTCACGCTCGGCATCGCCCGCGGTGTCGGCCTGCCCGACCCCGCCGGTCTGCTGGAGGGCGCCGGCAAGGTGCACCGGCACGTGAAGATCCGCGGCGAGGCCGACCTGGACCGGCCGGAGCTGCGGGCGCTGATGGTCGCGGCCGTAAGCGCCTCGCAATAG
- a CDS encoding DUF1203 domain-containing protein — MTMRIHALPAEVLDRVRAGGVDVSGHPVERTVAAGGEPLRCCLRDAEAGERLLLFGYEPPLPPSPYREVGPVFAHAEPCAGPAATDAYPAGWYGRRQVLRAYDKRGWIHESTRVHDGSDPEAAIAAILAEPDVVQVHSRNVAYGCFMFAITR, encoded by the coding sequence ATGACCATGCGGATTCACGCGCTGCCCGCCGAGGTTCTTGATCGGGTACGCGCCGGCGGAGTCGACGTCTCGGGCCACCCCGTCGAGCGCACCGTAGCAGCCGGCGGCGAACCGCTGCGGTGCTGCCTGCGCGACGCGGAGGCCGGCGAGCGGCTGCTCCTGTTCGGATACGAGCCACCGCTGCCGCCCAGCCCGTACCGGGAGGTCGGGCCGGTGTTCGCGCACGCCGAGCCGTGCGCCGGCCCGGCCGCCACGGACGCCTACCCGGCCGGCTGGTACGGCCGCCGGCAGGTGCTGCGGGCGTACGACAAGCGCGGCTGGATCCACGAGTCCACCCGGGTGCACGACGGCTCGGATCCGGAGGCGGCGATCGCCGCGATCCTCGCCGAGCCCGACGTCGTGCAGGTGCACAGCCGCAACGTCGCGTACGGCTGCTTCATGTTCGCGATCACCCGGTGA
- a CDS encoding NAD(P)H-binding protein, with the protein MTILVAGATGTVGRPLLQQLLAAGHRVRALTRDPAKAALPAGAEVVAGNLADTGSLAAAFAGVDAAHLIGFDGADFSPLANGEQIVDLATTAGVRRVTLLKGEQEKTALEVAIEASDLAWTYLAPVEFMSNALEWAESVRTEGVVREGFAGARSAMIHEADIAAVAATALTTDGHAGKEYWLTGPQALTPPEKVRIMADVLGREVRYVELTQDEIVAQWSDAGYGPDDIAFFLRMRTNPPAAGYTVLPTVEQVTGRPARTFAQWVRENAAAFTG; encoded by the coding sequence ATGACGATTCTTGTCGCCGGCGCGACCGGCACCGTAGGCCGTCCCCTCCTCCAGCAGCTCCTGGCCGCCGGGCACCGGGTCCGGGCCCTCACCCGCGACCCCGCCAAGGCCGCCCTGCCCGCCGGTGCCGAGGTGGTGGCCGGCAACCTGGCCGACACCGGGAGCCTGGCCGCGGCGTTCGCCGGGGTCGACGCCGCCCACCTGATCGGCTTCGACGGGGCCGACTTCTCCCCGCTGGCCAACGGCGAGCAGATCGTCGACCTGGCCACCACGGCCGGCGTACGCCGGGTGACCCTACTCAAGGGCGAGCAGGAGAAGACCGCGCTGGAGGTGGCGATCGAGGCCAGCGACCTGGCGTGGACCTACCTGGCGCCGGTCGAGTTCATGTCCAACGCGCTGGAGTGGGCCGAGTCGGTGCGCACCGAGGGCGTCGTCCGCGAGGGGTTCGCCGGGGCGAGGAGCGCGATGATCCACGAGGCGGACATCGCCGCCGTCGCCGCCACCGCGCTCACCACCGACGGCCACGCCGGAAAGGAGTACTGGCTGACCGGCCCGCAGGCGCTCACCCCGCCGGAGAAGGTGCGGATCATGGCCGACGTGCTCGGCCGCGAGGTGCGGTACGTCGAGCTCACCCAGGACGAGATCGTCGCCCAGTGGAGCGACGCCGGCTACGGTCCGGACGACATCGCGTTCTTCCTCCGGATGCGGACCAACCCGCCGGCGGCGGGCTACACCGTCCTGCCCACCGTCGAGCAGGTCACCGGCCGCCCGGCCCGGACATTCGCCCAATGGGTACGCGAGAACGCGGCCGCCTTCACCGGGTGA
- a CDS encoding helix-turn-helix transcriptional regulator gives MLETSARLLRMLTLLQAHRDWSGADLAGRLGVSPRTVRRDVDKLRLLGYPIDAIGGVGGGYRLGAGAALPPLLLDDEEAVAVAVGLRTAAAGAVTGIAETSVRALAKLDQVLPARLRHQVGTLSSAVVTMPMLGPTIDPAVLTAIAAAVRDRQRLRFDYTPAEGAAGVRDVEPYRLVQSGRRWYLVGWDTGRSDWRTFRVDRIALRVPGGPRFAPRPLPAEDLAAYVALGVTTHQYRYQAVLTMHGPAQAVADEVPPTIGVVEPIDAHTCTLRIGSDSLDQLAVWVAAFGFEFEIREPPELVAHLRTLTARLQRAVGVAVGVSGAGRAAKPVRLDVFASRPAPETLTWSGLGPG, from the coding sequence GTGTTGGAGACCTCGGCCCGGCTGCTGCGCATGCTGACGCTGCTGCAGGCGCACCGGGACTGGTCGGGCGCGGACCTGGCCGGGCGGCTCGGGGTGAGCCCGCGGACGGTGCGGCGGGACGTGGACAAGCTGCGCCTGCTCGGGTACCCGATCGACGCGATCGGCGGCGTCGGCGGTGGCTACCGGCTGGGCGCGGGCGCCGCGCTGCCGCCGCTGCTGCTCGACGACGAGGAGGCGGTCGCGGTGGCGGTCGGTCTGCGTACGGCAGCCGCGGGTGCGGTCACCGGCATCGCGGAGACGTCGGTGCGGGCCCTGGCCAAGCTCGACCAGGTGCTGCCGGCGCGGCTGCGGCACCAGGTCGGCACGCTCAGCTCGGCCGTGGTCACCATGCCGATGCTCGGCCCCACCATCGACCCGGCGGTGCTGACCGCGATCGCGGCGGCGGTGCGGGACCGGCAGCGGCTGCGGTTCGACTACACCCCGGCGGAGGGCGCGGCGGGCGTCCGCGACGTCGAGCCGTACCGGCTGGTCCAGAGTGGACGGCGGTGGTACCTGGTCGGCTGGGACACCGGCCGGTCGGACTGGCGCACGTTCCGGGTGGACCGCATCGCGCTGCGCGTGCCCGGCGGGCCCCGCTTCGCCCCGCGGCCGCTGCCCGCCGAGGACCTGGCCGCGTACGTGGCGCTGGGCGTCACCACCCACCAGTACCGCTACCAGGCGGTGCTCACCATGCACGGCCCGGCGCAGGCGGTGGCCGACGAGGTGCCGCCCACCATCGGCGTGGTCGAGCCGATCGACGCGCACACCTGCACGCTGCGCATCGGCTCGGACAGCCTGGACCAACTGGCCGTATGGGTCGCCGCGTTCGGCTTCGAGTTCGAGATCCGAGAGCCGCCCGAGCTGGTGGCGCACCTGCGGACGCTGACTGCTCGTTTGCAGCGGGCTGTCGGGGTCGCGGTGGGGGTTTCCGGGGCAGGGCGAGCTGCGAAGCCCGTCAGGCTTGATGTCTTCGCATCTCGCCCTGCCCCGGAAACCCTGACCTGGTCAGGTTTGGGGCCGGGGTGA
- a CDS encoding FtsX-like permease family protein, which produces MREIARPDKPLRTLSIVGAALAVPGAALVTAALTGIGGLTLPLLLLGVGLVFLGVTLLSPLLTRPLAGLIGRAVGWGMSGRLGVRNALRNPRRTAVTAAALMIGVTLVSAASVLGASFTKTINDTINATVGAEIIIQTNTNAGPPDGTIGFSDAALDKVRALPGVQRAVPFYPAFDARVDGQGPPFGGLFAVDDLAVTRDVFAMETIDGELRVLGPGEFAADENTVKSRGWAVGESVPVELAKGGEQPYKLVGVYAATPIWTDSMVLPKSAVANFDGPLAFQGFIDVADGTDTQAAVAQIEEIMADFPLVTVGDRSSLLDQFNSFVDIALGIIYVLLGVAIVIALLGILNTLLLSIYERTRELGLLRAVGLNRRGVMRMVGTESVVMAVFGCLLGILVGVSLGAAVSAALIDRDFLTTIAIPWVSLAIFVVVAVVAGVLASLLPAWRAARLNVLRAIAYE; this is translated from the coding sequence ATGCGCGAGATCGCCCGGCCCGACAAGCCGCTGCGCACGCTGTCCATCGTGGGCGCCGCCCTCGCCGTGCCCGGCGCGGCCCTGGTCACCGCGGCGCTGACCGGGATCGGCGGCCTCACCCTGCCCCTGCTCCTGCTCGGGGTCGGGCTGGTGTTCCTCGGCGTGACGCTGCTGTCACCGCTGCTGACCCGCCCGCTCGCCGGGCTGATCGGCCGGGCCGTCGGCTGGGGCATGAGCGGGCGCCTCGGCGTGCGCAACGCCCTGCGCAACCCGCGCCGCACCGCCGTCACCGCGGCGGCGCTGATGATCGGGGTGACCCTGGTCAGCGCGGCCAGCGTGCTGGGCGCGTCCTTCACCAAGACGATCAACGACACCATCAACGCCACGGTCGGCGCCGAGATCATCATCCAGACGAACACCAACGCCGGGCCACCCGACGGCACCATCGGCTTCTCCGACGCGGCCCTGGACAAGGTGCGCGCGCTGCCCGGCGTCCAGCGGGCGGTGCCGTTCTACCCGGCCTTCGACGCCCGGGTCGACGGGCAGGGCCCGCCGTTCGGCGGCCTGTTCGCCGTCGACGACCTCGCGGTCACCCGGGACGTGTTCGCCATGGAGACGATCGACGGCGAGCTACGCGTGCTCGGCCCGGGCGAGTTCGCCGCGGACGAAAACACCGTCAAGTCGCGCGGGTGGGCGGTCGGCGAGTCCGTGCCGGTCGAGCTGGCCAAGGGCGGCGAGCAGCCGTACAAGCTGGTCGGCGTGTACGCCGCCACGCCGATCTGGACCGACTCGATGGTGCTGCCGAAGTCGGCGGTGGCCAACTTCGACGGCCCGCTGGCGTTCCAGGGCTTCATCGACGTCGCCGACGGCACCGACACCCAGGCGGCGGTCGCCCAGATCGAAGAGATCATGGCCGACTTCCCGCTGGTGACGGTCGGCGACCGGTCCAGCCTGCTGGACCAGTTCAACAGCTTCGTCGACATCGCGCTCGGCATCATCTACGTGCTGCTCGGCGTCGCGATCGTCATCGCGCTGCTCGGCATCCTCAACACCCTGCTGCTGAGCATCTACGAGCGCACCCGCGAGCTGGGCTTGCTGCGCGCGGTCGGGCTCAACCGGCGTGGCGTCATGCGCATGGTGGGCACCGAATCCGTGGTGATGGCGGTGTTCGGCTGCCTGCTCGGCATCCTGGTCGGCGTCAGCCTGGGCGCGGCGGTCTCGGCGGCACTCATCGACCGCGACTTCCTCACCACGATCGCGATTCCTTGGGTGAGTTTGGCGATCTTCGTGGTTGTGGCTGTTGTCGCGGGGGTGCTCGCCTCGTTGTTGCCGGCTTGGCGGGCGGCTCGGCTCAACGTGTTGCGTGCTATCGCTTATGAATGA